In Burkholderiales bacterium, the following proteins share a genomic window:
- a CDS encoding LysR family transcriptional regulator, which produces MPRYPGLTLRILTGDFPAMGPGKARLISLIETTGSISAAAREMGMSYRRAWQLVEALNASFDEPVVTTAVGGKRGGGALVTDFGKRIVDAYYRMESKASAAIAADIARFSAHVRKPTKRSS; this is translated from the coding sequence ATGCCACGTTACCCCGGTTTGACCCTGCGCATACTGACGGGCGATTTTCCCGCGATGGGCCCCGGGAAGGCGCGGCTCATCAGCCTCATCGAGACCACCGGATCGATTTCCGCCGCGGCGCGCGAGATGGGCATGTCGTACCGCCGCGCCTGGCAGCTCGTCGAGGCGCTCAATGCGAGCTTCGACGAGCCGGTCGTCACCACCGCCGTGGGCGGCAAGCGCGGCGGCGGTGCGCTGGTGACCGACTTCGGCAAACGCATCGTCGACGCGTATTACCGCATGGAATCGAAAGCTTCGGCGGCCATCGCCGCGGATATCGCGAGGTTTTCGGCCCATGTACGCAAACCGACGAAGCGCAGCTCCTAA
- a CDS encoding ATP-binding cassette domain-containing protein has protein sequence MLPLVLDKVSYRANGKRILTNITVEIGVGPRTIILGPNGAGKSVLMRICHGLLRPSEGSVRWLGNPHARRVAMVFQRPVMLRRSAIANIEYGLQLAGVARAERKLRALDVLEAVGLEHCAHQPARRLSGGEQQKLALARAWALGPEVLFLDEPTANLDPAATREVETIVGQIRAGGTKIVMTTHNLGQARRAGDEILFINGGRLIERASVERFFTQPTTAEAASFIKGELPWS, from the coding sequence ATGCTGCCGCTCGTGCTCGACAAGGTGAGCTACCGCGCGAACGGCAAGCGGATACTGACGAACATCACCGTCGAGATCGGCGTCGGTCCGCGCACGATCATCCTCGGCCCGAACGGGGCGGGCAAGAGCGTGCTCATGCGCATCTGCCACGGCCTGCTGCGTCCGAGCGAGGGCAGCGTGCGCTGGCTCGGCAATCCCCATGCGCGGCGCGTGGCGATGGTCTTCCAGCGCCCGGTCATGCTGCGGCGCTCGGCGATCGCGAACATCGAGTACGGGCTCCAGCTCGCCGGCGTCGCGCGCGCCGAGCGCAAGCTGCGCGCGCTGGACGTGCTCGAAGCGGTGGGGCTCGAGCACTGCGCGCATCAACCGGCGCGCCGGCTCTCCGGCGGCGAGCAGCAGAAGCTCGCGCTCGCGCGCGCATGGGCGCTTGGGCCCGAGGTGCTCTTTCTCGACGAGCCGACCGCGAACCTCGACCCGGCGGCGACGCGCGAGGTCGAGACCATCGTCGGCCAGATCCGCGCCGGCGGCACCAAGATCGTCATGACGACGCACAACCTCGGACAGGCGCGGCGCGCGGGCGACGAGATCCTGTTCATCAACGGCGGACGGCTCATCGAGCGCGCGTCGGTCGAGCGCTTCTTCACCCAACCCACGACCGCGGAAGCCGCATCGTTCATAAAAGGAGAACTGCCATGGAGCTGA
- the mobB gene encoding molybdopterin-guanine dinucleotide biosynthesis protein B — MKIFGFAGYSGSGKTTLIERLIPLITAKGLTVSLIKHAHHTFDVDQPGKDSYRHRTAGCTEVLVTSSRRWALIHELRGAPEPELAEQIRHISPVDLLLVEGYKREAIPKLEIFRKEVGEPLIHPHDPHIVAVATDAALDTRLPQLDLNDPARVAEFILEHVGLARGAGAARAG; from the coding sequence ATGAAGATCTTCGGCTTCGCAGGCTATTCGGGCAGCGGCAAGACCACCCTCATCGAGCGACTGATCCCCCTGATCACGGCGAAAGGCCTCACGGTCTCGCTCATCAAGCACGCCCACCACACGTTCGACGTCGACCAGCCGGGCAAGGACTCGTATCGCCATCGCACGGCGGGCTGCACCGAGGTGCTGGTGACCTCGTCCCGGCGCTGGGCGCTGATCCACGAGCTGCGCGGCGCGCCCGAGCCCGAGCTTGCCGAGCAGATCAGGCACATCTCGCCGGTCGACCTGCTGCTCGTCGAAGGCTACAAGCGCGAAGCGATCCCCAAGCTCGAGATCTTCCGGAAGGAGGTCGGCGAGCCGCTCATCCATCCGCACGACCCTCACATCGTCGCGGTGGCGACGGACGCTGCGCTGGATACCAGGCTCCCCCAGCTGGATCTCAACGATCCGGCGCGCGTCGCCGAGTTCATCCTCGAGCACGTCGGCCTCGCGCGTGGCGCGGGCGCGGCACGTGCAGGATAA
- a CDS encoding substrate-binding domain-containing protein — MSWLSSERLAPERAETLLRLVAAVGRTGSLAQAVRDLGVSYRHAWGLLGEGEAALGAPLVVLQRGRGARPTALGEKLLWADGVVRSALEPHFAQLRHEVEAGLAKVLPQRARRLSICASHDLALSELPQLCAGRVQLDVDFRGSDECLAALANGKCDIAGFHVADALPRAAAAAAALGRWLDPKKHALIHFITREQGLIASPDTHIRGVNDLTRAGVRFINRHSGGDDSVAAAVAEGRADAGFGLKADANRYRLDFVPLAVERYFLAFERSSARTPAFQALMEVLCGREFARRVGRLPGYDTAKAGAPADLDAALNWVSKRPARRAAA, encoded by the coding sequence GTGTCCTGGCTGAGCTCGGAACGTCTCGCCCCGGAGCGCGCTGAAACGCTGTTGCGGCTCGTCGCAGCCGTCGGACGCACCGGCTCACTGGCGCAGGCGGTGCGCGATCTGGGGGTTTCATACCGCCATGCGTGGGGGCTGCTGGGCGAAGGCGAAGCGGCTCTCGGCGCCCCGCTCGTGGTGCTGCAGCGCGGCCGCGGCGCGCGTCCCACGGCGTTGGGCGAGAAGCTCCTGTGGGCCGACGGCGTGGTGCGCAGCGCGCTCGAGCCGCACTTCGCGCAGTTGCGCCACGAGGTCGAAGCAGGCCTCGCCAAGGTGCTGCCGCAGCGCGCGCGCCGCCTGTCGATCTGCGCGAGCCACGATCTCGCGCTCTCCGAGCTTCCGCAGCTCTGCGCGGGGCGCGTCCAGCTCGACGTCGACTTTCGCGGCTCCGACGAATGCCTCGCCGCGCTGGCCAACGGCAAATGCGATATCGCGGGCTTCCACGTGGCGGACGCGCTGCCGCGTGCGGCCGCCGCCGCCGCCGCGCTCGGCCGCTGGCTGGATCCGAAAAAGCACGCGCTCATCCACTTCATCACGCGCGAGCAGGGGCTCATCGCCTCGCCCGATACGCATATCCGCGGCGTCAACGACCTCACGCGCGCCGGCGTGCGCTTCATCAATCGTCACAGCGGCGGTGACGATTCGGTGGCCGCGGCCGTGGCCGAAGGCCGCGCAGACGCGGGTTTCGGCCTGAAAGCCGACGCGAACCGCTACCGCCTCGACTTCGTCCCGCTCGCGGTCGAGCGCTACTTCCTCGCGTTCGAACGCTCGTCGGCGCGCACGCCCGCTTTCCAGGCGCTGATGGAAGTGCTGTGCGGCCGCGAATTCGCGCGGCGGGTCGGGCGGCTTCCCGGCTACGACACCGCGAAAGCCGGCGCGCCGGCCGATCTCGACGCGGCGCTCAACTGGGTGAGCAAGCGCCCCGCCAGGCGGGCTGCTGCTTGA
- the modB gene encoding molybdate ABC transporter permease subunit: MSPEEWEVVRLSLKIAVWSVVGSLPLALAAAALLARSRFFGKSVFDAVVHLPLVLPPVVVGYFLLLLLGRKGVLGAPLEEYFGIVFSFRWTGAALACAVMGFPLMVRAMRLSLESVDRHLEAAARTLGATRARVFVTVTLPLMMPGIITGTVLSFARSLGEFGATITFVSNIPGETRTLPLAIYTYTQVPGGDEGAMRLSLIAVALSLAALVVSEVLSRRATQRMRGSDD, encoded by the coding sequence ATGAGCCCCGAGGAATGGGAGGTCGTTCGGCTCAGCCTGAAGATCGCCGTCTGGAGCGTCGTCGGCAGCCTTCCGCTCGCGCTCGCGGCCGCGGCGCTCCTCGCGCGGTCGCGGTTCTTCGGCAAGAGCGTGTTCGACGCCGTGGTGCACCTGCCGCTGGTGCTGCCGCCGGTGGTCGTCGGCTATTTCCTGCTGCTGCTGCTGGGGCGCAAAGGCGTGCTCGGCGCGCCGCTGGAGGAGTACTTCGGCATCGTCTTCTCGTTCCGCTGGACCGGGGCGGCGCTCGCCTGCGCGGTGATGGGCTTTCCGCTGATGGTGCGGGCGATGCGGCTTTCGCTCGAGAGCGTCGACCGCCACCTCGAAGCCGCGGCGCGCACGCTCGGCGCGACGCGCGCGCGCGTCTTCGTCACGGTGACGCTGCCGCTGATGATGCCCGGCATCATCACCGGCACCGTGCTCTCGTTCGCGCGCAGCCTCGGCGAGTTCGGGGCGACGATCACTTTCGTGTCGAACATCCCGGGCGAGACGCGCACGCTGCCGCTCGCGATCTACACGTATACGCAGGTGCCGGGCGGCGACGAGGGCGCGATGCGGCTGTCGCTCATCGCGGTCGCGCTGTCGCTTGCGGCGCTGGTCGTGTCGGAAGTGCTGTCGCGGCGCGCGACGCAGCGCATGCGGGGCAGCGATGATTGA
- the moaD gene encoding molybdopterin converting factor subunit 1, giving the protein MVTILYFARLKEALGKGSEELALPRGVADLAGLRGALIARGGAWAHELGGARPIRAAVNQEMAAPDTPVKDGDEIAFFPPVTGG; this is encoded by the coding sequence ATGGTGACGATCCTCTATTTCGCCCGGCTGAAGGAAGCGCTCGGCAAGGGCAGCGAAGAGCTCGCATTGCCGCGCGGCGTCGCGGATCTCGCGGGGCTGCGCGGCGCGCTGATCGCGCGCGGCGGCGCGTGGGCGCACGAGCTTGGCGGTGCGCGCCCGATCCGCGCCGCGGTCAACCAGGAAATGGCCGCGCCCGACACGCCGGTGAAGGACGGCGACGAGATCGCGTTCTTTCCGCCGGTGACCGGCGGCTGA
- a CDS encoding XdhC family protein, whose translation MKELEAIALEAGRARAAGKPVALATVVSIDGSSYRLPGARMLIVDGKWTAGSISGGCLEDDVVLRANDAIARAEPAIARYDTTNDDDIVFGVGLGCKGIIDIFVEPMGAPSPRADFVEFAGSCLRERRHGTAATVIRASGAAPKAGSRLLVSDRGAITDIEDERFAAELRRVVTGGTGPARIVSVAVGSATADVFIEHIEPALPLVVFGAGHDAVPVVRLAKEIGWHVTLVDHRPAYATVSRFPGADRIVITQPAGVAKEVAFDDDTVALVMTHNYLRDRELLEMLLASPVQYIGLLGPHRRANDILRDLREKGVEPTADRLARLYAPVGLDIGSEGPAEVALSILAEMQAVVTQHRGGHLRERKKPIHQA comes from the coding sequence ATGAAAGAGCTCGAAGCCATCGCACTCGAAGCCGGACGCGCACGCGCCGCCGGCAAACCGGTCGCGCTCGCGACGGTCGTCAGCATCGACGGCTCGTCCTATCGCCTGCCCGGCGCGCGCATGCTCATCGTCGACGGCAAGTGGACCGCGGGCTCGATCAGCGGCGGCTGCCTCGAGGACGACGTCGTGCTGCGCGCCAACGACGCGATCGCACGTGCAGAGCCGGCCATCGCGCGCTACGACACGACCAACGACGACGACATCGTGTTCGGGGTCGGACTGGGCTGCAAAGGCATCATCGACATCTTCGTCGAGCCGATGGGCGCACCGTCGCCTCGCGCCGACTTCGTCGAGTTCGCGGGTTCGTGCCTGCGCGAGCGCAGGCACGGCACCGCGGCGACCGTGATACGCGCGTCGGGCGCCGCGCCGAAAGCCGGTTCGCGGCTGCTGGTCAGCGATCGCGGCGCCATCACCGACATCGAAGACGAGCGCTTCGCAGCCGAGCTGCGCCGCGTCGTTACGGGCGGCACCGGCCCGGCGCGCATCGTGAGCGTGGCGGTCGGATCCGCCACCGCGGACGTGTTCATCGAGCACATCGAGCCGGCGCTGCCGCTCGTCGTCTTCGGCGCGGGGCACGACGCGGTGCCGGTGGTGCGGCTCGCCAAGGAGATCGGCTGGCACGTGACGCTCGTCGACCACCGCCCGGCGTACGCGACCGTTTCGCGTTTCCCCGGCGCGGATCGCATCGTCATCACTCAGCCCGCGGGCGTCGCGAAGGAGGTGGCTTTCGACGACGATACGGTCGCGCTCGTCATGACGCACAACTACCTGCGGGACCGCGAGCTGCTGGAGATGCTGCTCGCTTCACCGGTGCAGTACATCGGTCTGCTCGGCCCGCACCGCAGGGCGAACGACATCCTGCGCGACCTTCGCGAAAAAGGCGTCGAGCCGACTGCGGACCGGCTCGCCCGCCTCTACGCGCCGGTCGGTCTGGACATCGGGTCGGAAGGACCGGCGGAAGTGGCTTTGTCGATACTCGCCGAGATGCAGGCGGTGGTCACGCAGCACCGCGGCGGCCACCTGCGCGAGCGCAAGAAGCCGATACACCAGGCTTAG
- the modC gene encoding molybdenum ABC transporter ATP-binding protein → MIEVDVSARVGTLDLEAKFATDAHVTALFGRSGAGKSTLVNMIAGLVRPDRGRIVIDGRVLFDSAERIDVPVHERRVGYVFQEGRLFPHLTVKHNLLYGRRRGSTSGPPLEQITALLGIDRLLQRRPGDLSGGEKQRVAIGRALLAAPQVLLMDEPLAALDAQRKDEILDYIERLRDETRLPIVYVSHAIDEVLRIADSVVLLAAGKVVAAGPVEAVMGRPDLGSTGALFEGGAVIDARVVARDPEFAMTTLAFDGGTLSVAGAHAAIGETVRLRIRARDVSLALEAPRAISVQNVLAARVTDVTKPREGVVRVGLTVGNTSLRARVTHRAAERLGLAAGLPVYALVKAVSLDRHGVFHAP, encoded by the coding sequence ATGATTGAAGTCGACGTCTCCGCCCGCGTCGGAACGCTGGACCTCGAAGCGAAGTTCGCCACCGATGCGCACGTGACGGCATTGTTCGGTCGCTCGGGCGCGGGCAAGAGCACCCTCGTCAACATGATCGCGGGGCTCGTGCGGCCGGACCGCGGGCGCATCGTCATCGACGGTCGCGTGCTGTTCGACAGTGCGGAGCGCATCGACGTGCCGGTGCACGAACGGCGTGTCGGCTACGTCTTCCAGGAAGGGCGGCTCTTCCCGCATCTCACGGTGAAGCACAACCTGCTGTACGGCCGACGGCGCGGGTCGACCAGCGGTCCGCCGCTCGAGCAGATCACCGCGCTGCTCGGCATCGATCGGCTGCTGCAACGGCGTCCCGGCGATCTCTCGGGCGGCGAGAAGCAGCGCGTCGCGATCGGCCGCGCGCTGCTCGCGGCGCCTCAGGTGCTATTGATGGACGAGCCGCTCGCCGCGCTCGACGCGCAGCGCAAGGACGAGATCCTCGACTACATCGAGCGCTTGCGCGACGAGACCCGGCTGCCGATCGTCTACGTGAGCCACGCCATCGACGAGGTGCTGCGCATCGCCGATTCGGTGGTGCTGCTCGCGGCCGGCAAGGTCGTCGCCGCCGGTCCCGTCGAAGCGGTGATGGGCCGCCCCGATCTCGGCAGCACCGGGGCACTGTTCGAAGGCGGGGCGGTGATCGACGCGCGCGTGGTCGCCCGCGATCCCGAGTTCGCGATGACGACGCTTGCGTTCGACGGCGGCACGCTGAGCGTCGCAGGCGCGCACGCCGCGATCGGCGAGACCGTGAGGCTGCGCATCCGCGCCCGCGACGTGTCGCTCGCGCTGGAAGCGCCGCGCGCGATCAGCGTCCAGAACGTCCTCGCGGCGCGGGTCACCGACGTGACAAAGCCGCGCGAGGGCGTGGTGCGCGTCGGCCTTACGGTCGGGAACACGAGCTTGCGCGCGCGCGTCACCCATCGCGCGGCCGAGCGGCTCGGTCTCGCTGCGGGCCTTCCGGTCTACGCTCTCGTCAAGGCGGTGTCGCTGGATCGGCACGGCGTCTTCCATGCGCCATAA
- a CDS encoding ABC transporter permease, protein MNGLGAAFGEAWKLVAGLDPQLLHIVALSLQVSLTAVLVAAIVGLPLGALIAVERFAGRHTLIVLLNALMGLPPVVVGLVVYLLLSRAGPLGELGLLFTPSAMVIAQAVLVTPIIAALSRQTLEDAWREYEEQLRSLGAARFTAAVTLLWDTRFSLVTIVLAGFGRAAAEVGAVMIVGGNIDGVTRVMTTTIALETSKGDLPLALGLGLVLIALIVTLNAAASVLKEVTARRYG, encoded by the coding sequence TTGAACGGGCTGGGCGCGGCCTTCGGCGAAGCGTGGAAGCTCGTCGCCGGGCTCGACCCGCAGCTCCTTCATATTGTCGCTCTCAGCCTGCAGGTCAGTCTCACCGCGGTGCTCGTCGCCGCGATCGTCGGGTTACCTCTCGGCGCATTGATCGCGGTGGAGCGGTTTGCGGGACGGCACACGCTGATCGTGCTGCTCAACGCATTGATGGGCCTGCCCCCCGTCGTGGTCGGCCTCGTCGTCTACCTGCTGCTGTCGCGCGCGGGACCGCTGGGCGAGCTCGGCCTGCTGTTCACCCCTTCCGCGATGGTGATCGCTCAGGCGGTGCTCGTGACGCCGATCATCGCCGCGCTGTCGCGACAGACGCTCGAAGACGCATGGCGAGAGTATGAAGAGCAGTTGCGCTCGCTGGGCGCCGCGCGTTTCACCGCGGCGGTCACGCTGTTGTGGGACACGCGTTTTTCGCTCGTGACGATCGTGCTCGCGGGCTTCGGCCGCGCCGCGGCGGAAGTGGGGGCGGTGATGATCGTCGGCGGCAACATCGACGGCGTCACGCGCGTGATGACCACCACCATCGCGCTGGAGACGAGCAAAGGCGATCTTCCGCTCGCGCTCGGGCTCGGCCTCGTGCTGATCGCACTGATCGTCACGCTCAACGCCGCCGCGAGCGTCCTCAAAGAGGTCACCGCGAGGCGCTACGGCTGA
- a CDS encoding extracellular solute-binding protein: MELRRRFLHGALVALALTLAPTAWAQRFITVASTTSTEQSGLFKHLLPIFEKKTGIQVRVVALGTGQALDLARRGDADVVFVHARSAEEKFLAEGHGVKRLPVMYNDFVLIGPKSDPAKVAGGKDILEALKKVKAAGAPFVSRGDRSGTHIAELNLWKAAGIDIAKEKGPWYRDTGQGMGPALNSASSMNAYLLADRGTWLAFKNRGDLKIEVEGDKRLFNQYGVMLVNPQKHPNVKRADGQAFIDWVVSPEGQKAIADYKIGGEQLFYPNAEHAGA; this comes from the coding sequence ATGGAGCTGAGGAGAAGATTCCTGCACGGGGCGCTCGTCGCGCTCGCGCTCACGCTCGCGCCCACCGCATGGGCGCAGCGCTTCATCACCGTCGCGTCGACGACGTCGACCGAGCAATCGGGCCTGTTCAAGCACCTCCTGCCGATCTTCGAGAAGAAGACCGGCATCCAGGTGCGCGTGGTCGCGCTCGGTACGGGGCAAGCGCTGGATCTCGCGCGTCGCGGCGACGCCGACGTGGTGTTCGTCCATGCCAGGTCGGCCGAAGAGAAATTCCTCGCCGAAGGTCACGGCGTGAAACGGCTGCCGGTCATGTACAACGACTTCGTGCTGATCGGACCGAAGAGCGATCCCGCCAAGGTCGCCGGCGGCAAGGACATCCTCGAAGCGCTGAAGAAAGTCAAAGCGGCCGGCGCGCCGTTCGTCTCGCGCGGCGACCGCAGCGGCACGCACATCGCCGAGCTCAATCTCTGGAAAGCGGCGGGCATCGACATCGCGAAGGAGAAAGGGCCCTGGTATCGCGACACCGGCCAGGGCATGGGACCGGCGCTGAACAGCGCCTCGTCGATGAACGCCTACCTCCTCGCCGATCGCGGAACGTGGCTCGCGTTCAAGAACCGCGGCGACCTCAAGATCGAGGTCGAAGGCGACAAGCGGCTGTTCAACCAGTACGGCGTGATGCTCGTGAACCCGCAGAAGCACCCGAACGTGAAGCGTGCCGACGGCCAGGCTTTCATCGACTGGGTCGTGTCGCCGGAAGGGCAGAAGGCGATCGCCGATTACAAGATCGGCGGCGAGCAGCTTTTCTATCCCAACGCCGAGCACGCGGGTGCGTGA
- the modA gene encoding molybdate ABC transporter substrate-binding protein, with product MSAFACVLTLLFTAAAAHADNLTVFAAASIKNALDEIVRSHAKRSGDKVTVSYAASSALAKQIEQGAPADVFISADLDWMDYLEKRTLIKPASRYNLLRNRLALVAPAESKTRLKIAPGFALGALLGKERLAMADPDVVPAGRYGKAALSMLGVWKDVQSRVASAADVRAALLLVARGEAPLGIVYTTDAAVEPRVRVIDLFPESTHPPIVYPAAVTTQSRSVAAETLLRVLREAPARAVFEKYGFR from the coding sequence TTGAGCGCATTCGCCTGCGTCCTCACCCTCCTGTTCACCGCTGCCGCCGCGCACGCGGACAACCTGACCGTCTTCGCCGCAGCCAGCATCAAGAACGCGCTCGACGAGATCGTGAGGTCCCACGCGAAGCGCAGCGGCGACAAGGTCACGGTGTCCTACGCCGCGAGCTCCGCGCTCGCGAAGCAGATCGAGCAGGGCGCGCCTGCGGACGTCTTCATCTCCGCCGACCTGGACTGGATGGATTACCTGGAGAAGCGCACTCTGATCAAACCGGCATCGCGTTACAACCTGCTGCGCAACCGGCTGGCGCTCGTCGCCCCCGCAGAAAGCAAGACCCGCCTGAAGATCGCGCCAGGGTTTGCTCTGGGCGCCCTCCTCGGCAAGGAGCGTCTCGCCATGGCGGATCCCGACGTCGTGCCTGCCGGCCGCTACGGCAAGGCCGCGCTGTCGATGCTCGGCGTGTGGAAGGACGTACAATCCAGAGTCGCATCGGCCGCGGACGTGCGTGCGGCGCTGCTGCTGGTCGCGCGCGGCGAAGCCCCGCTCGGCATCGTGTACACGACCGACGCCGCCGTCGAGCCCAGGGTGCGCGTGATCGATCTCTTCCCGGAGAGCACGCATCCGCCGATCGTGTACCCCGCGGCCGTGACCACGCAGAGCCGAAGCGTCGCGGCCGAAACCTTGCTGCGCGTGTTGCGCGAAGCGCCTGCACGCGCCGTTTTCGAAAAATACGGATTCCGATGA
- the glp gene encoding gephyrin-like molybdotransferase Glp encodes MNEPTLAALSCADDYDPNSMPVDKAREVIARFLAPVTATERVHVRAALGRVLAADVISPLDVPAHDNSAMDGYAVRFEDLKSDGEVTLRVSGSSFAGAPFGGHVGAGDAVRIMTGGVVPTGADTIVMQEHVKAADGRVTIGGGHRKGQNLRRAGEDLQAGAPALKRGRALRPAEIGLIASLGIPELEVYRKLRVAFFSTGDELVSIGTVPKEGQIYDSNRYTIHGMLERLGCEVLDMGVVRDDPALLEQAFNRAAGAADVVITSGGVSVGEADFVKDLLNKLGEVVFWKIAMKPGRPLAYGRVGGAHFFGLPGNPVSVMVTFYQFVRDALLKLSGRDPVEPSPTFKVPCTSSLKKAPGRTEFQRGILSRGADGQWSVRVTGEQGSGILRSMSEANCFIILPTDQGNVTPGTIVEVQVMEGVV; translated from the coding sequence ATGAACGAGCCCACCCTCGCCGCGCTTTCCTGCGCGGACGACTACGATCCGAATTCGATGCCCGTCGACAAGGCGCGAGAGGTCATCGCGCGCTTTCTCGCGCCGGTCACCGCCACCGAGCGCGTGCACGTGCGCGCAGCCCTGGGCCGCGTGCTCGCCGCCGACGTGATTTCGCCGCTCGACGTGCCCGCGCACGACAACTCCGCGATGGACGGCTATGCCGTGCGCTTCGAGGACCTGAAGAGCGACGGCGAAGTGACGCTGCGCGTCTCCGGCAGCTCGTTCGCCGGCGCGCCGTTCGGCGGCCACGTCGGTGCGGGGGACGCGGTGCGCATCATGACGGGCGGTGTCGTGCCGACCGGCGCCGACACCATCGTCATGCAGGAGCACGTGAAAGCGGCCGACGGCCGCGTCACCATCGGCGGCGGCCACCGCAAGGGACAGAACCTGCGGCGCGCGGGCGAAGACCTGCAGGCCGGCGCGCCGGCGCTCAAGCGCGGCCGGGCGCTGCGCCCGGCGGAGATCGGGCTCATCGCCTCGCTCGGCATCCCCGAGCTGGAGGTGTATCGCAAGCTGCGCGTCGCGTTCTTCTCCACCGGCGACGAGCTCGTGTCGATCGGCACGGTGCCGAAGGAAGGCCAGATCTACGACAGCAACCGCTACACGATCCACGGCATGCTCGAGCGCCTGGGCTGCGAGGTGCTCGACATGGGCGTGGTGCGCGACGATCCGGCGCTGCTCGAGCAGGCGTTCAACCGTGCCGCGGGCGCGGCCGACGTCGTGATCACGAGCGGGGGCGTGTCGGTCGGCGAAGCCGATTTCGTGAAGGACCTGCTGAACAAGCTCGGCGAAGTGGTCTTCTGGAAGATCGCGATGAAGCCCGGCCGGCCGCTCGCCTATGGGCGCGTCGGCGGCGCGCACTTCTTCGGACTGCCGGGAAACCCGGTGTCGGTGATGGTGACGTTCTATCAGTTCGTGCGCGACGCGCTGCTCAAGCTGTCGGGCAGAGACCCGGTCGAACCGTCGCCGACCTTCAAGGTGCCTTGTACGTCCAGCCTCAAGAAAGCGCCCGGCCGCACCGAGTTCCAGCGCGGCATCCTGTCGCGTGGCGCCGACGGCCAATGGAGCGTGCGCGTCACCGGCGAGCAGGGCTCGGGCATATTGCGGTCGATGTCGGAAGCGAACTGCTTCATCATCCTGCCGACCGATCAGGGCAACGTCACGCCCGGCACCATCGTCGAAGTGCAGGTCATGGAAGGCGTCGTGTAG
- the msrA gene encoding peptide-methionine (S)-S-oxide reductase MsrA: MKKLMTSAVAAFAAALLGGGTALAASALPAPTVDSPLAAPKRTETAVLAGGCFWGVEGVFEQLKGVKNVTSGYAGGAKETAKYDVVSSGRTGHAESVQITYDPSQITYGKLLQVFFSVAHDPTEVNRQGPDVGTQYRSAIFYSSDEQKKVAQAYIAQLNAAKVFRKPIATELAPLKAYYEAEAYHQDFMKRNPTYPYIVVHDAPKVVNLQKQFPELVARKD, from the coding sequence ATGAAGAAACTGATGACATCCGCCGTGGCGGCGTTCGCAGCCGCGTTACTCGGCGGCGGCACCGCGCTGGCAGCCTCGGCGCTTCCCGCACCGACCGTGGATTCACCGCTCGCCGCGCCCAAGCGCACCGAGACCGCGGTGCTCGCCGGCGGCTGCTTCTGGGGTGTGGAAGGCGTCTTCGAGCAGCTCAAGGGCGTGAAGAACGTGACGTCGGGCTATGCCGGCGGCGCGAAGGAAACCGCGAAATACGACGTCGTGAGCTCGGGCCGCACCGGCCACGCGGAATCGGTGCAGATCACCTACGACCCGTCGCAGATCACGTACGGCAAGCTGCTGCAGGTGTTCTTCTCCGTGGCGCACGATCCGACCGAGGTCAACCGCCAGGGCCCGGACGTGGGCACGCAATACCGCTCGGCGATCTTCTATTCCAGCGACGAGCAGAAGAAAGTGGCGCAGGCCTACATCGCGCAGCTCAACGCCGCGAAGGTGTTCAGGAAGCCGATCGCGACCGAGCTCGCGCCGCTCAAGGCTTATTACGAGGCCGAGGCCTACCACCAGGACTTCATGAAGCGCAATCCGACGTATCCGTACATCGTCGTGCACGACGCGCCGAAGGTCGTCAATCTGCAGAAGCAGTTTCCGGAGCTCGTCGCCCGCAAGGACTGA